A single window of Fischerella sp. PCC 9605 DNA harbors:
- a CDS encoding potassium channel family protein — protein MLPSSETTYQSVNSSETKLDRFLVCGLGSLGQHCVAVLKEYGVAVSAIDQVQPKNWEVPNLENLLDDLWIGDCRQTNILEQAHIRQCRTVLLVTSDERVNIEAAFAARLLNPRVRLVVRSDKQNFNKLLSQNLGNFIAFEPNQLTASAFALAALGNENLGYFNLEGRLLKVVKYQIQLGDLWCNQWQVHQLNTSYRRVLNYAPHSSELPNQFYQWEQEATLRAGDTIVYIELADMLEHSQRSASKSRRNLREFWQEVVLGMSWDKLKQKLAQFWQSGYQYQALQVATICGITVFFLWWCGAILYRWHYPGIGMAEAFYAIAVLLLGGYGDVYGGVKFEEQIPGWLRLFSLILTLAGTAFVGVLYALLTEKLLSSRFQFFFTSNRPRLPEQNHVVLIGLDEVGQQIASLLQELQQPLVGINTTALDPGILPHMPLIVANFANALTNVNLTDAKSVVVVTDDEMENLEIALMARTQNPNSGLIIRTYNRRFSDKVAQLFSYAQVLCTSALSAEVFAAAAFGENILGLFHLNNQTIQLVEYMVEDGDTLNGLMLTDIAYGYGAVPILYQKSVQSSPLSPPKFMPSYDTRLAVGDRMIVLATTRSLQKVERGELSPRNWYVQIEKALTSDAVFDGANAISIISGCSIGTARQLMKNLPGKLPVWLYKQQAQRLIFKLSKLRVIASLLPLKSDGEI, from the coding sequence ATGCTGCCATCATCAGAAACCACCTATCAGTCTGTTAACAGTTCCGAGACAAAACTGGATCGATTTTTAGTTTGTGGGTTGGGAAGTTTAGGTCAGCATTGTGTTGCAGTCCTAAAAGAGTACGGAGTTGCTGTTAGTGCCATAGATCAAGTGCAACCCAAAAACTGGGAAGTACCAAACTTAGAGAATTTACTAGATGATTTATGGATCGGAGATTGCCGTCAAACAAATATTCTAGAACAAGCACATATTCGCCAGTGTCGAACTGTACTTTTAGTTACTAGTGATGAGCGAGTTAATATAGAGGCTGCCTTTGCAGCGAGGCTTTTAAATCCGCGAGTTCGCCTTGTAGTACGTTCTGATAAACAAAATTTTAATAAACTTTTAAGTCAAAATCTTGGCAATTTTATTGCCTTTGAACCTAACCAACTCACTGCTTCTGCCTTTGCCCTTGCAGCTCTTGGCAACGAAAATCTCGGGTATTTTAACCTTGAGGGACGGCTGCTAAAAGTGGTCAAGTATCAAATTCAACTAGGTGATTTATGGTGTAATCAATGGCAGGTGCATCAACTGAACACTTCTTATCGGCGAGTATTAAATTATGCTCCTCACTCATCTGAACTGCCCAATCAATTTTATCAATGGGAGCAAGAAGCAACACTACGAGCAGGAGACACAATTGTTTACATCGAACTCGCAGATATGCTTGAGCATTCCCAACGTTCTGCAAGCAAATCTAGGCGAAACTTGCGGGAGTTTTGGCAAGAAGTTGTTCTCGGGATGTCATGGGATAAACTTAAGCAGAAATTAGCACAATTTTGGCAGTCAGGTTATCAATATCAAGCTCTGCAAGTAGCAACTATTTGTGGCATTACAGTATTTTTTCTATGGTGGTGCGGAGCAATTTTATACAGATGGCATTACCCTGGCATTGGGATGGCAGAGGCTTTCTATGCAATAGCAGTCTTACTTTTGGGTGGATATGGAGATGTATATGGGGGTGTTAAATTTGAAGAACAAATCCCTGGATGGCTGCGATTGTTCAGTTTGATACTAACTCTAGCAGGTACGGCATTTGTCGGCGTTTTATATGCACTACTAACAGAGAAACTCTTAAGTTCAAGATTTCAATTTTTCTTTACTAGCAACCGTCCACGCCTGCCCGAACAAAACCATGTTGTGCTAATTGGGTTAGATGAAGTGGGTCAGCAAATTGCTAGTTTATTACAAGAACTCCAGCAACCCCTAGTAGGGATTAACACTACAGCACTTGACCCTGGCATATTACCCCATATGCCGTTGATTGTAGCCAACTTTGCTAATGCCCTAACCAATGTGAATCTTACCGATGCCAAAAGTGTTGTCGTGGTTACGGATGATGAAATGGAGAATTTAGAAATCGCTTTGATGGCTCGTACTCAAAATCCTAACAGTGGTTTGATCATCCGTACCTACAATCGCCGTTTTAGTGATAAAGTCGCCCAGTTGTTTTCCTACGCACAAGTTTTATGTACCTCTGCTTTATCAGCAGAAGTCTTTGCTGCTGCTGCCTTTGGAGAAAATATTCTCGGTTTGTTTCACTTAAATAATCAAACGATCCAGCTGGTGGAGTACATGGTTGAGGATGGCGATACACTCAATGGCTTGATGCTAACTGATATCGCCTACGGTTACGGTGCTGTGCCGATTCTTTACCAGAAATCAGTACAATCATCTCCCCTATCACCTCCCAAGTTCATGCCCAGTTATGACACGCGGCTTGCTGTTGGCGATCGCATGATTGTTTTAGCAACTACCAGAAGTCTACAAAAAGTTGAGCGAGGTGAATTATCTCCTCGAAATTGGTATGTGCAAATTGAAAAAGCTTTAACTTCCGATGCAGTTTTTGATGGTGCAAATGCCATCAGTATTATTTCTGGGTGTAGTATCGGTACAGCCAGACAACTGATGAAGAACTTACCTGGCAAGTTACCAGTATGGTTATATAAACAACAAGCTCAGCGTTTAATATTCAAGCTTAGTAAATTAAGAGTTATAGCTAGCTTGCTACCCCTTAAGAGTGACGGGGAAATTTAA
- a CDS encoding antibiotic biosynthesis monooxygenase family protein: MKPEKYLGIFFGLAVLLCGLPLNCFAQVNYSPVIAQTNNTPSSTKKAIARIWHGRTLTSKADEYYAYLKEAGIKKIVSIPGNLGAQVFRRTNGNITEFTVISYWESQDAIREFAGNDIEKARYLPRDREYLLELEPNVKHFQVLLDDRK, encoded by the coding sequence ATGAAACCAGAAAAATACCTTGGTATCTTTTTCGGGTTGGCGGTGTTGCTATGTGGCTTACCACTCAATTGTTTTGCACAGGTTAACTATTCGCCAGTTATTGCCCAAACAAATAATACTCCTTCCTCAACCAAAAAAGCGATCGCCCGCATCTGGCATGGTAGAACGTTAACTTCTAAAGCAGACGAGTACTATGCTTATCTCAAAGAAGCTGGAATCAAGAAAATAGTGTCTATCCCCGGAAACCTAGGAGCACAAGTTTTTCGCCGTACCAATGGTAATATTACTGAGTTTACTGTGATTTCCTACTGGGAATCGCAGGACGCAATCCGGGAATTTGCAGGCAATGATATTGAAAAAGCGCGGTATCTTCCTAGAGACCGAGAGTATCTTCTCGAACTAGAGCCAAATGTCAAACACTTTCAGGTTTTGCTTGACGATCGCAAATGA
- a CDS encoding nuclear transport factor 2 family protein: protein MTQNLENTLKVAHQAFEYFIHGMETGEWNLFLDMLTEDFTFWFPMGKFHGLNVGKERAQEFFQYVTQAFTPGLKLTSLDCVTSNETTVVFEFRDEGKLFGEPYKNRVAVSFDVREDKICGYREYFGSDGKSN from the coding sequence ATGACACAAAATTTAGAAAATACTTTAAAAGTTGCCCATCAAGCATTTGAATATTTTATACATGGTATGGAAACAGGCGAATGGAACCTGTTTTTAGATATGCTCACAGAAGACTTTACCTTTTGGTTCCCAATGGGGAAATTCCACGGGTTGAATGTGGGTAAAGAACGAGCGCAAGAGTTTTTTCAGTACGTTACCCAAGCTTTCACTCCGGGACTGAAGCTAACTTCCTTAGACTGCGTTACTAGCAATGAAACGACGGTTGTGTTTGAATTTCGAGATGAGGGAAAGTTATTTGGAGAACCTTACAAAAATCGGGTAGCAGTTTCCTTTGATGTGCGTGAAGATAAAATTTGTGGCTATCGAGAGTATTTTGGCAGCGATGGCAAGTCGAATTAA
- a CDS encoding TIGR04222 domain-containing membrane protein — translation MNQKQCLSFFGQASPVDIYPNADICFVDEVDFTWVHNQQNWYKCKFFLKHLPHVCLNQPMLFFQLFFFAVAVRVSPLFLIFYIFLAIVAMMIALIVHTYLRKTKDDLNPDFPSLNVYETAYLAGGLQRTADTAITSLVQHGYLQPQPETRSLNVKTPLPEDSDPLEKEIWQAVKLNGNVNQIRISVARATFPLYHRLVNLGLVLSLDQVRNLRLWFTLPVLALLVLGIGMIIMGVCQHQSVELLVLLCMITAIIGCSFLFVPIHRSLYGDRVLENLRTTHINLKQTLTVNSTATNSQLLMTFALFGVKVLTNSSFSDLQQVLVSPPSSNRTQQLWRWLSRAISICTYKDCART, via the coding sequence ATGAACCAAAAGCAATGCCTATCGTTCTTTGGACAAGCATCACCAGTTGACATCTATCCAAATGCAGATATCTGTTTTGTAGATGAGGTAGATTTTACGTGGGTGCATAACCAGCAAAATTGGTATAAGTGCAAGTTTTTTTTGAAACACCTGCCGCATGTATGTCTCAATCAACCAATGCTGTTTTTTCAACTGTTTTTTTTCGCTGTGGCAGTTAGAGTTTCTCCCCTATTCCTGATTTTCTATATTTTCCTAGCAATTGTGGCGATGATGATTGCTTTAATTGTGCATACCTATCTGCGAAAAACGAAAGATGATCTTAATCCGGACTTTCCCTCGCTCAATGTCTATGAAACCGCTTATTTAGCAGGTGGTCTACAACGAACCGCAGATACAGCAATTACCAGTTTAGTACAACACGGGTATTTACAACCACAACCAGAAACGCGATCGCTAAACGTCAAAACTCCCCTACCTGAAGATAGCGATCCTTTAGAAAAAGAAATTTGGCAAGCTGTCAAGCTTAATGGTAACGTCAATCAAATCAGAATCTCAGTTGCACGAGCTACATTCCCACTGTATCACCGCTTGGTGAATCTAGGTCTTGTGTTATCTCTAGACCAAGTCAGAAACCTACGATTATGGTTTACACTACCTGTCTTAGCTCTATTGGTTTTGGGCATAGGCATGATTATTATGGGTGTTTGCCAACATCAATCGGTTGAATTGTTGGTTTTGCTGTGCATGATTACGGCTATCATCGGTTGCAGTTTTTTGTTTGTACCAATACACCGGAGTTTATATGGCGATCGCGTCCTCGAAAACCTACGCACCACCCATATCAACCTCAAGCAAACCCTAACAGTTAACAGCACGGCTACAAATTCTCAACTTCTTATGACATTCGCCCTCTTTGGAGTAAAAGTTTTAACGAATAGTTCTTTTAGTGACTTGCAGCAAGTTTTGGTTTCTCCTCCTAGTTCTAATCGCACTCAGCAGCTGTGGCGGTGGCTAAGCCGTGCCATTTCTATTTGCACTTACAAAGATTGTGCGAGAACATAA
- the bchI gene encoding magnesium chelatase ATPase subunit I, with translation MSPTAQATAAARRVVFPFTAIVGQEEMKLALILNVIDPKIGGVMIMGDRGTGKSTTIRALADLLPEIPVVANDPFNSHPSDPDLMSDEIRQKLESGEDIPVIQKKVQMVDLPLGATEDRVCGTIDIEKALSEGVKAFEPGLLAKANRGILYVDEVNLLDDHLVDVLLDSAASGWNTVEREGISIRHPARFVLVGSGNPEEGELRPQLLDRFGMHSEIHTVKEPALRVQIVEQRAEFDQDPLAFVEKYKPQQEELQQRIIKAQELLPSVNMDYDLRVKISEVCSELDVDGLRGDIVTNRAAKALTAFEGRTEVTVDDIRRVIVLALRHRLRKDPLESIDSGYKVEKAFARVFGVELSEDTAQTNGIGHIKTGVR, from the coding sequence GTGAGTCCAACTGCTCAAGCTACCGCTGCTGCGCGTCGCGTGGTATTTCCATTTACGGCAATTGTGGGTCAGGAAGAAATGAAACTGGCTCTGATATTGAATGTGATTGACCCAAAAATTGGTGGTGTAATGATAATGGGCGATCGCGGTACTGGCAAATCCACAACTATCCGGGCACTGGCTGACTTATTGCCAGAAATTCCAGTGGTTGCCAACGATCCCTTCAACAGCCACCCCAGCGATCCTGACTTGATGAGCGATGAAATTCGCCAAAAATTAGAAAGTGGTGAGGATATTCCCGTTATCCAAAAAAAAGTTCAAATGGTAGATTTGCCACTGGGCGCGACAGAAGACCGAGTTTGTGGCACCATCGACATCGAAAAAGCTTTATCTGAAGGTGTGAAAGCCTTTGAACCTGGACTTTTAGCAAAAGCCAACCGGGGAATTCTCTACGTCGATGAGGTTAACCTGCTTGACGATCACCTAGTAGACGTGTTGCTAGACTCTGCTGCTAGCGGCTGGAACACGGTCGAACGGGAAGGTATTTCTATCCGTCACCCAGCGCGTTTTGTTCTCGTTGGTTCTGGGAACCCAGAAGAAGGTGAACTGCGTCCTCAGCTACTCGATCGCTTTGGGATGCACTCTGAAATTCATACTGTTAAAGAACCAGCACTACGGGTACAAATTGTTGAACAACGGGCGGAGTTTGACCAAGATCCCCTAGCATTTGTGGAAAAGTACAAACCCCAGCAAGAGGAACTACAACAGCGCATCATTAAAGCCCAAGAACTTTTACCCTCAGTCAATATGGACTACGATCTGCGGGTGAAAATTTCGGAAGTTTGTTCAGAACTTGATGTGGATGGTTTACGAGGTGATATTGTCACCAACCGCGCCGCCAAAGCTTTAACTGCCTTTGAAGGGCGTACAGAGGTGACAGTTGATGATATCCGTCGCGTGATTGTCCTGGCTTTGCGTCACAGACTCCGCAAAGACCCATTAGAGTCGATTGATTCTGGCTACAAGGTAGAAAAAGCTTTTGCGCGTGTCTTTGGTGTGGAATTATCTGAAGATACTGCACAAACAAACGGTATTGGTCACATCAAAACAGGTGTTCGTTAA